DNA from Amorphoplanes friuliensis DSM 7358:
TTGGCGCATGAGTTTCACGGCAATCCACCGCGCTCTCGGTGTCGGACCAGGACCACTGACCGACGAACTCCTCGACGCAGCGATAACGGCGGGCGTAGCTGAAACAAGCGACCTGGATTGGAAGTCGGAGCTGCCGCCGGCCAAGGGGTTGCCGCAGACGGACTTTCCGAAGGACGTGGCGGCGATGGCGAACAGCGGTGGCGGCGTTATCGTTTACGGCGTTCGCGAGGCTCAGCGGGCGGCTACCGAGCGCGTTGACGTGGGCGACTTCGACGAGACCTACGAGCGCTCACTGCGCAGCGCCGCGATCACCGCAATCTCCCCGCCCGTGTTTGGGCTGAACGTGCATCGCCTCGGAGGCGAGAAGCGCACCGTCGTAGTGGAGGTTCCCGCGAGCGTCGCCGGACCGCATCTGATCTACAGAAACGACTACTTCGGTGCACCCGTACGCAACGACTCGGACACCGTGTGGATGAAAGAGCGGCAGATCGAGGCCATGTACCGCTCTAGGTTCGAGGAACGCCGCCATGCGACGGAGGCATTGGACGCATTGTCGAGCGATGCCTCCGCCGGCCGCGACGCCAGCAAGCGAGCCTGGTTGATCGCTGTCGCTCACCCCCGGATCCCTCGCTTCCGTGAACGCATGACCCGCGATGCCGCCCGATTGATCTTGTCGGAAGCCGAGCCCCTGGCGTTGCACTACGCGGGGCGCGGTGGCAATCATCCTCTGGAATCCGTGGACCGGTTAAACCCTCGACCGGGGCTACGCCGATGGGTCGCCTTGAGCCTACCGATAGGCGACCATTCGTTATGGAAGGAGGCGTGGGTGAGCATTCACCATGACGGCTCGGTCACGGTGGCTTCCGCGGTTGGCGGGCGTCCCCTGAGCCACGACCAGTACCTCGACGGCTGGCAGATCGAATCCGCTGCCATCGAATGCGCAATTGCCGACCTCATGGCGCTTATCCGAACCACCGCGGAAGCGACCGATAACGACGAGTACGACGTGCGTGTCCAAGTCGAATGGACCGGTGGGCAGCCGCTCCTGCTGGTGACCAGGGATCACATGGGCCACGTGTATGACGCAGGGTCGGTCCCTCTTCACCGATACGCACCTGTGGAGACCGCTGCGAACGCCGCCGGCCCCGACCTTGACTTCTACTGGCAGGTCCATGACCTCGCCCGTGACTGCGTGAACCAGGGTGGAATTGCAGATGTGTTCATGATCCGTCCTCCAGCCCGGGAGGGCGAGGCGTAGGTGCCGGACGGTGATGGTTGTCACCCGCTCGGCTTGCTGACCTCTCCGAACGTTCCGGAACGGACGCCAACGAATAGGGGATGTAGTCACCAAGCCGCTCACGCCGGGATCGGCGGGATGCAGAACCCAGCGCCAGTCGGTCAGCCCGTACGCTGCGTGGTGGTGCGCCGTTCCTGGTCCGCCCGGAGCGCGGCAGATCAGTGCGTCAAGCACGGCCTGGCAACCCTGGAACGTGGTCAAATGCCGCATGCGACTTACGTACGACGACGAAGCTAATGCTGCTTACCTCGAGATCGAGGACATCGCCGAGGGGACTGCCGTCGAGAACGTCGTCGTTGAGCGTCCGGGAAGAGGCGACATCATCCTCGACTTCGATGCTGCCGGACGACTGCTCGGGGTGGAGGTTATTGGCGCGACCGCACTCGTTCGCACAACGGCTCTCGATGCTGCCGAACGGCTCTGAACCTTCGGGCATTGCGCCGTCAGGCGCGCCTTCTCGGCGGCAAATGAGGGGCGTCAGCCCCGATGGCTGGACGTGCACCCTTTAGGCCATTACGGTCCCGCAGTTGCGTCGGTTAGACATGCGAATCTTTATCCCCAGAGGGGAGCACTAAGCGTGGGTTCTGTTAGGCCGCCTCTGCTGTTTTTGGCCGAGGATGACACTGTTGTCGTCGTCTCGTCCCGGCCGCTGAAACCTTCTGCCGGCCGAACGGAGGTCCAGCGGAAGGGTCCGCTGGCCATCACTTCTTCGATTCAGTTGAGTTCACATCGATGGACGGCCCGTGAGGTTCGCGGGTTCGGGGTGCTCGGTTTGCTGGTGGCTAGCATGGTCAACTGCCTTGGAGGCGAGTGGTGGCCGATGTTCGCCGCCCTGGGCGCGGTGCTGATAGTCGTCTCAGTTTTTGTTCGTCCCGGGCGCCAACCTGGCACCGTTTTCGCGCCCAACTTCGAGGTACAACCAGAGGAGCATCGGCTGCTCGTAGCCAGCCAGGAGCGGAAGACGATGTCAGAAGTCGTCGAGGTGGTCGGACGCATCTCGGCCACTTGGTCAGAACTCGACGTGATGATCGACGTCGTGTCCGCGGAACATGCCGTGGCGCGCGCGACTTTTGATCTCGCGGGTCTTCTCGAACGTCGGGAGCGACTACGCCGAACCAGGGACGATCTCCAGACTCTGCCAAACGGCGGATTGCCGGCGAGTAATCCTGCCGTGCGGTCGTTAACAGCCCAGATTGATCGGATCAATCGTGCGTATTCACAAGTCGACGCGGAGATCTCCCGGAGAATCGCTGCGCTGGAAAAAACGGCCGAGGTGGGCGAAATGTTTGTCAACGAGGAGGCACTTCGCCGGGCGACTCAACACGCAGAGCAGATGCTGGCCGAACTGGATCAAGAAACCTTGACCTCGCGGCTTGAACCAGAGCCGAGCACGGCGTTGGCCGACGAGATGGACGCTGTCCTTCGCGCATACCGGGAGCTGATCGATATTCCGAATGGGGTTGGGTAGTCGAACACTAGCATCGTTGCGGCGCCCGCCGGCCGAGGACAGCACAGACAGCTGCGGTGCTCGCCTCGCGGCAAAATGAGTATGGCGAATTCAGCTCGATCAGGGAGTAGTACCGCGGTTGTCGGCAAATTGTCGAATCATGCGTTGCTGTTCCGGGGACAGATTTGCGGGAATCACGACGTTCAAGCGTACGTACAGGTCACCGGCACCATCCGCTCTGAGGTGCGGCACGCCGTATCCCCTGAGGCGCAATCTGGTGGCCGGCTGGCTGCCTGCTGGAATGCGAATTGACAATTTCTGCTTGTCCAGCGTGTGCAGCGATACGACGCAGCCCAGAATGGCGTCGGTCACGTCGACGCTGAGTTGACAATGCAAGTCGTTGTTGTCCCTGCTGAAGACGTCATGCGGCAACTCGGCTATCTCGATATAAAGATCGCCGGCAGTGCCACCGCCGGGACCGACTTCGCCCTGACGCGCCAGGCGGATACGCATCCCGTCCTCGACGCCGGCCGGGATGTCTACGGTGAGGGCACGAGTGAGCCGTATGCGGCCGTCGCCGTCGCAGTTCGCGCAAGGCTGGAAAATGGTGTTGCCGAATCCTCTGCATTCGAGACACTGGTTGCCGTTGACCAGCCCTGTATTCCGGCAGGTCCCGCATGCCTGAAGCGTCGATCCCGGGGCGTGTAAAGCACCTTCGCACGTCGGGCACAATACCGCCGTGTCGACGGTGACTGGTGCGTCGACTCCGTAAACCGTTTCAGGTAGGTCCAACTCCAGTCGCAGGATCGCGTCCGCGCCAGGCTGTGCTCGACTGAGTGGATAGGTTACGTCGGGAACCGCACCGAGGTATGCCCTGTTCCGGGTAAGCGCGAGATGCTCGACCGTACCGGTGCCCCGCTGCTGTGGTAGGGGGAAATTGACCTCCGCGAGATGTTGCCGGACACGCGGGTAAATGGTGGCGAACGAAAGGAGCTCGGGTCCACCCGGTACGCCCTCCTGCAGCAAATTGAGTAGATGGCCGCTGAAGGACGTGTAGGTCGCACCGAGCGGAGCGAGCGCAGAATGGTTCGGTGGTGCCGAGGTCAGAATGTAAGAACCCTGAATGCCCACCTGCGCGATGATGGCCTCATCGAGCCCGCCCAGATCAGCGATGGCACGGCCACTGAAACAGCAGTCGAGGATAACCACTTTGTTCTTGGCGGGCGACTCGGCCAAGACCTGGCGAATCAGGTTATAGGAGAAACCGCTGGCCTCGATCACATCCTTTTCGGAGTTTTTGAGCGCGAGTTAGAGTTCGTTATAGTTTCCCCCGGTCGCACCATGCCCGGAGAAGTAGAATATGAGAGTGTCCAGAGCGGATGTCGCGGCGTCCAAGAGGGTTTTGTAGAGCAATGCGGGACTGCTCGGATCCGGAACGCTGATGCAATTGGCTCGCGGCAGGCCGCACAGTGAGGGGTTCATCAGAATATCCGCGAGAGCGGACACGTTGTTTTTTACCGCGGGCACATCCGGAAAGCCGTCCGAATCGTAGCGGCTCACGCCGATCAGGACGGCACGGGAGCTTTCAGGATCGGGAAGTCGCACCCTTACTCCTCGATCGCTTCATCTGGGCTTCCTTCGATCGGACGTGCGGTTTCCAGCACCGCCTGGATAAGGCGCTGCGGATCGCGAACACGCTTGGCTTCCAGGGTGACGAGATCAGTTCCATCCTCCGCCTTGACAGTGAGCGTCACATCCGATCGATTCTGTGCCATCCATAGGGCAATCGATCGGGCGACGACTGCTGCGGCACCAGCGATGGTCGGAATCGCGACGGCCAGTTCAGAGAACGCACCGAGTTCGCCCGGCTGGATCGGCGGTATGTGTCGACTGACGCAGCCCTTGATCAACTCTTCCTGCCGTAGCCAGTTCAGCAAAGACGAACCCGGGTCGCCGACGCCGTCGATCGCAAAACGAAACTCATTCACGTAAATCCTCTCGGCTGAACTCGTCGCATTGCAAGTATCTCTTACTACAACCCATCCCCATGCAACCTCCGCGGCGTCGTGGTTTGCCGCGGCCTTTCATGTGAATGCGCTCAACTCGGCATGAGAGCGCACCAGTCGGCCAGCGGTTGCCGTTGTCGGCCTTCGACCGGACTACGAGTGCCCCCGTTGACGGCGCACTCGTGCTGGGTCAGCGACCTCGGCGCGTAACCGGCATCCGGTGGGTGACACCCGCGCTGTTTGCCTGCGATGCAGAAGCTGCTCTGGCACATTGATCGCACCTATGGGCCTACCGGCGTGCTGCGGAACGGGCCAACGGCTCGCCCGCCCACCGACGGCAGCGGACGGTTCTCGGTGGACGGGACTGCGTAGGATCCCGAAACGTATCGGCAGCACTGGATCGATCGACCACCGGAACGGGGAAAACCGCGTGAGAAATGCAGGATGGGTCTTGGCCGGGATGACCATCACGCTCGGGATCCTGACCGGATGCGGCGTCACACCGGTCGAGCAGACGCCGGGTCTTTCGGCGGCCGCCACGTCCGGCAAGGTCGCGGAATATCCGTCGATGACGGCGCTGCGCAAGGTCGAACAGGCCGGCGTCGCTTTTGACCTCACGTGGACGGTCACCGACTCACCGCTGATCGTCGTTGCTCCGCACGGTGGCGCGATCGAATTGCGTACCAGCGAAATTGCGAGCGCGGTCGCGGGTGCGGACCACACGCAGTGTCAGTTCAAGGGCAAGCTGCCTGCGGGGCAGAACTTTCCGCGACTGCATGTGACCAGCGAGAACTGGGACACCGAAGAGTGCTTGATCCTGATCCGTCAGCGGCCCCACGCCCTGTCGATCCACGGCGCGTCGAAGCCAGGTGAGATCGCCTACATCGGTGGGCGTGACACCGCGACGGGCGCCGACCTGGGGGCGGCTCTGCGATCGGCTGGCTTCAGCGTTCAACAGCCTGCGCCGGCTGACATCGCCGGGACCTCGATCGACAACTTCGTCAACAAGGACGCCGACGGCGCCGGGGTCCAATTCGAACTCACCACCGACCTTCGCATGCTGCTGTTTCCCACGAAAGACGGTCCGCCCTCGACGCGTGGACAGGCTTTCATCGACGCCGTGCGATCCGTGTAACGCAAACCGCTGAGCCCTCGAGTCGCCGAGTCGGCGCTCCTCATTGCTGCGGGGGCTTTGATCTGGGCGGCGAGGACGAGGCGCGCCTGAAGCGAAGGAACGCACCTTCCGCGCCGGCATCTCCCGACCGACGGACACGAGCTCGACCGGA
Protein-coding regions in this window:
- a CDS encoding AlbA family DNA-binding domain-containing protein → MSFTAIHRALGVGPGPLTDELLDAAITAGVAETSDLDWKSELPPAKGLPQTDFPKDVAAMANSGGGVIVYGVREAQRAATERVDVGDFDETYERSLRSAAITAISPPVFGLNVHRLGGEKRTVVVEVPASVAGPHLIYRNDYFGAPVRNDSDTVWMKERQIEAMYRSRFEERRHATEALDALSSDASAGRDASKRAWLIAVAHPRIPRFRERMTRDAARLILSEAEPLALHYAGRGGNHPLESVDRLNPRPGLRRWVALSLPIGDHSLWKEAWVSIHHDGSVTVASAVGGRPLSHDQYLDGWQIESAAIECAIADLMALIRTTAEATDNDEYDVRVQVEWTGGQPLLLVTRDHMGHVYDAGSVPLHRYAPVETAANAAGPDLDFYWQVHDLARDCVNQGGIADVFMIRPPAREGEA
- a CDS encoding DUF2283 domain-containing protein encodes the protein MRLTYDDEANAAYLEIEDIAEGTAVENVVVERPGRGDIILDFDAAGRLLGVEVIGATALVRTTALDAAERL
- a CDS encoding DnaJ C-terminal domain-containing protein encodes the protein MIEASGFSYNLIRQVLAESPAKNKVVILDCCFSGRAIADLGGLDEAIIAQVGIQGSYILTSAPPNHSALAPLGATYTSFSGHLLNLLQEGVPGGPELLSFATIYPRVRQHLAEVNFPLPQQRGTGTVEHLALTRNRAYLGAVPDVTYPLSRAQPGADAILRLELDLPETVYGVDAPVTVDTAVLCPTCEGALHAPGSTLQACGTCRNTGLVNGNQCLECRGFGNTIFQPCANCDGDGRIRLTRALTVDIPAGVEDGMRIRLARQGEVGPGGGTAGDLYIEIAELPHDVFSRDNNDLHCQLSVDVTDAILGCVVSLHTLDKQKLSIRIPAGSQPATRLRLRGYGVPHLRADGAGDLYVRLNVVIPANLSPEQQRMIRQFADNRGTTP
- a CDS encoding caspase family protein, which translates into the protein MRLPDPESSRAVLIGVSRYDSDGFPDVPAVKNNVSALADILMNPSLCGLPRANCISVPDPSSPALLYKTLLDAATSALDTLIFYFSGHGATGGNYNEL
- a CDS encoding effector-associated constant component EACC1 → MNEFRFAIDGVGDPGSSLLNWLRQEELIKGCVSRHIPPIQPGELGAFSELAVAIPTIAGAAAVVARSIALWMAQNRSDVTLTVKAEDGTDLVTLEAKRVRDPQRLIQAVLETARPIEGSPDEAIEE
- a CDS encoding poly-gamma-glutamate hydrolase family protein: MTITLGILTGCGVTPVEQTPGLSAAATSGKVAEYPSMTALRKVEQAGVAFDLTWTVTDSPLIVVAPHGGAIELRTSEIASAVAGADHTQCQFKGKLPAGQNFPRLHVTSENWDTEECLILIRQRPHALSIHGASKPGEIAYIGGRDTATGADLGAALRSAGFSVQQPAPADIAGTSIDNFVNKDADGAGVQFELTTDLRMLLFPTKDGPPSTRGQAFIDAVRSV